A genomic stretch from Ficedula albicollis isolate OC2 chromosome 4A, FicAlb1.5, whole genome shotgun sequence includes:
- the OGT gene encoding UDP-N-acetylglucosamine--peptide N-acetylglucosaminyltransferase 110 kDa subunit isoform X5 — protein MATSVGNVADSTEPTKRMLSFQGLAELAHREYQAGDFEAAERHCMQLWRQEPDNTGVLLLLSSIHFQCRRLDRSAHFSTLAIKQNPLLAEAYSNLGNVYKERGQLQEAIEHYRHALRLKPDFIDGYINLAAALVAAGDMEGAVQAYVSALQYNPDLYCVRSDLGNLLKALGRLEEAKACYLKAIETQPNFAVAWSNLGCVFNAQGEIWLAIHHFEKAVTLDPNFLDAYINLGNVLKEARIFDRAVAAYLRALSLSPNHAVVHGNLACVYYEQGLIDLAIDTYRRAIELQPHFPDAYCNLANALKEKGSVVEAEECYNTALRLCPTHADSLNNLANIKREQGNIEEAVRLYRKALEVFPEFAAAHSNLASVLQQQGKLQEALMHYKEAIRISPTFADAYSNMGNTLKEMQDVQGALQCYTRAIQINPAFADAHSNLASIHKDSGNIPEAIASYRTALKLKPDFPDAYCNLAHCLQIVCDWTDYDERMKKLVSIVADQLEKNRLPSVHPHHSMLYPLSHSFRKAIAERHGNLCLDKINVLHKPPYEHPKDLKASEGRLRIGYVSSDFGNHPTSHLMQSIPGMHNPDKFEVFCYALSPDDGTNFRVKVMAEANHFIDLSQIPCNGKAADRIHQDGIHILINMNGYTKGARNELFALRPAPIQAMWLGYPGTSGALFMDYIITDKETSPVEVAEQYSEKLAYMPNTFFIGDHANMFPHLKKKAVIDFKSNGHIYDNRIVLNGIDLKAFLDSLPDVKIVKMKCPDSCDNADGNAALSMPVIPMNTIAEAVIEMINRGQIQITINGFNISNGLATTQLPGISGRYRKGMKMPSVFCLGGCNIVASTSVYTYQLNSCGG, from the exons ATGGCGACCTCCGTGGGGAACGTGGCGGACAGCACAG AACCAACGAAACGTATGCTTTCCTTCCAAGGGTTAGCGGAGTTGGCTCATCGTGAGTATCAGGCAGGAGACtttgaagcagcagagaggcacTGCATGCAGCTCTGGAGACAGGAGCCTGATAACACTGGTGTGCTTTTGTTACTGTCATCCATTCACTTCCAGTGTCGCCGACTGGACAG GTCTGCTCATTTCAGCACTTTGGCAATCAAACAGAATCCACTGTTGGCCGAAGCCTACTCAAATCTAGGCAATGTGTACAAGGAGCGTGGACAGCTGCAGGAAGCAATTGAACATTACAGACACGCACTGCGCCTCAAACCAGATTTCATTGATGGATACATTAATTTGGCTGCTGCACTCGTAGCTGCAGGTGATATGGAAGGAGCAGTACAGGCATATGTGTCTGCCCTTCAGTACAATCCT gacTTGTACTGTGTTCGTAGTGACCTGGGGAACCTGCTCAAAGCCCTGGGTCGCTTGGAAGAAGCCAAG GCGTGTTACTTAAAAGCAATTGAGACTCAACCAAACTTTGCAGTGGCTTGGAGTAATCTTGGCTGTGTTTTCAATGCCCAAGGAGAAATTTGGCTTGCAATTCATCACTTTGAAAAG gctgTAACACTTGACCCAAATTTTTTGGATGCTTATATCAATCTGGGGAATGTTCTGAAGGAGGCAAGGATATTTGACAG agctgtggcagcttATCTGCGAGCCTTGAGTTTGAGCCCAAATCACGCAGTTGTTCACGGCAACCTTGCCTGTGTGTACTATGAGCAGGGCCTGATAGACCTGGCCATAGACACCTACAGGAGGGCCATTGAGCTCCAGCCCCACTTCCCTGACGCCTACTGCAACCTGGCCAATGCCTTGAAGGAGAAAGGCAGT GTGGTAGAAGCAGAAGAATGCTACAACACAGCCCTTCGACTTTGTCCCACTCATGCAGATTCTCTCAACAATCTGGCAAACATCAAGCGGGAGCAGGGCAATATTGAGGAAGCTGTCCGTCTGTATCGGAAGGCTCTTGAG gtGTTTCCAGAGTTTGCTGCAGCGCATTCAAACTTAGCAAGTGTTCTGCAACAGCAGGGAAAGTTACAGGAAGCTCTGATGCATTACAAAGAGGCTATTAG AATCAGCCCCACATTTGCAGATGCTTATTCTAATATGGGAAACACTTTGAAGGAGATGCAGGATGttcagggagctctgcagtgctaCACCCGTGCCATTCAGATAAACCCAGCTTTTGCTGATGCCCACAGCAACCTGGCCTCGATTCACAAG GATTCAGGGAATATACCAGAAGCCATTGCCTCTTACCGCACTGCTCTGAAACTTAAACCTGATTTCCCAGATGCCTATTGCAACTTGGCCCACTGTTTGCAG aTTGTCTGTGACTGGACAGACTATGATGAAAGAATGAAGAAGCTGGTTAGCATTGTAGCTGAtcagctggagaaaaacagaCTGCCCTCTGTACACCCACATCATAGCATGCTGTATCCCCTTTCTCACAGTTTTAGGAAGGCAATTGCTGAGAGACATGGAAATCTCTGCTTGGACAAG ATCAATGTTCTTCACAAGCCACCATATGAGCATCCCAAGGATTTGAAGGCCAGTGAAGGTCGACTTCGTATTGGCTATGTGAGCTCTGATTTTGGAAACCATCCAACCTCACACCTAATGCAGTCAATTCCAGGCATGCATAACCCAGACAAATTCGAG GTATTCTGTTATGCCCTGAGTCCTGATGATGGGACAAACTTCCGTGTAAAAGTGATGGCTGAAGCAAATCATTTCATTGACTTATCTCAG ATACCATGtaatggaaaagcagcagaccGCATCCATCAGGATGGGATTCACATTCTCATTAATATGAATGGCTACACCAAAGGAGCCCGAAATGAACTGTTTGCCCTGAGACCAGCCCCTATCCAG gcaatGTGGCTAGGGTATCCTGGAACCAGTGGGGCATTGTTCATGGATTATATCATCACAGATAAAGAAACTTCACCAGTTGAGGTGGCTGAGCAGTATTCAGAGAAATTAGCTTACATGCCAAACACTTTCTTTATTGGAGACCATGCCAACATGTTCCCCCATCTGAAG aaaaaagcAGTCATTGATTTCAAGTCCAATGGTCATATTTATGATAACAGGATTGTTTTGAATGGCATTGACTTGAAGGCATTCCTTGACAGCCTTCCTGATGTGAAGATTGTTAAG ATGAAGTGTCCTGACAGCTGTGACAACGCTGATGGCAATGCTGCCCTCAGCATGCCAGTGATCCCTATGAACACCATTGCAGAGGCTGTGATTGAGATGATAAACCGTGGGCAAATTCAGATTACTATCAATGGCTTCAACATCAGTAATGGATTAGCAACTACTCAG